TGCTTATATAAAAATTGAGCGAAATGGCCAATATTTTCATGTGCTGGGAACTCATTTACAAGCAGCTCATGATGACAGTGAAAATTCTCATCCAGTGCGAATGCAACAGTTAACAGAATTACGCCAATGGACTGATGGGTTTAATATTAGTCGTTCTGAGCCAGTGATCGTGGCGGGGGATATGAATGTTGAGTTTGGGCGTAATGGCCATGTAGAGGATATGCTAAACAGCTGCCAGTGTAACTTAGCCTATCAGCCTGGGCTGGTAAAGTCTTATTCAGCAACAACTAACTGGCATACCCGAGCTAATGCATATCATTTTAAGTTTTCACTTGAATATAACGATACTCTGGATTATGTCATGACCCGAGCTGACTATCGGCAACCTCGTCAAGCAGCCATGATGGAAGTGGTGCCATTAAAATCCAGCCAACCCTGGTATTGGTCCTATTTACGTGGCTGGTGGCCTTTAGCTGCAGGCAAACAGTGGCATGATGGCTACTATCAAGATATTTCAGATCATTATCCTGTAGTTGCCACCTTTTATTATTAACTGACCCTAGGTAATACTGTGTAGATGAGGGTGATGAGCCTGGTCAAAATAGGCGTCAATTGAAGCCTGAAGAACTTGGGTAAATAATGGAATTTCTTCAAACGGCATATTACTGGCCAGGCAGTCAGCGAGAATAGCAAACTCATGCCACTCAGGCCCACGCTTTTGCTGCTTGTGCTTACTCACAATAGCTAAGAGTACGAAGCGGTGTAGCCATTTTTCTCGATAACTTTCCAACATAAATGTGGGTAGTTGATCCTGTTGCTCTTTAGTCAGCTGCTCATTTTCCCACTGTACGATTTTTTTATGGAGCTGATTATCACTCTCAAACCAACTAAATTGAGTCATCTCACTATTAGGCCAGTTGTTGCTTTTTGAGAGTACTTCAGCGACTTGGTTAAACTCAAATTGTGTGGGATTTGCTTGCTTCCATTCTGC
The DNA window shown above is from Spartinivicinus poritis and carries:
- a CDS encoding sphingomyelin phosphodiesterase gives rise to the protein MSLFKHWLLLGLCLSLFTQVCQSKQTQLQVMAYNIMQLGKIAGDWDQSNRLNQLNKAIRQLKSLPDVIVFNEVFTDSAAAVLHQLADLYPYQTPNVGQDCSGSGWHSLSGDCSNSLLVIRGGVMMISRYPILEQHALVFTASQFGSWDYQSNKGAAYIKIERNGQYFHVLGTHLQAAHDDSENSHPVRMQQLTELRQWTDGFNISRSEPVIVAGDMNVEFGRNGHVEDMLNSCQCNLAYQPGLVKSYSATTNWHTRANAYHFKFSLEYNDTLDYVMTRADYRQPRQAAMMEVVPLKSSQPWYWSYLRGWWPLAAGKQWHDGYYQDISDHYPVVATFYY